From Candidatus Brocadiaceae bacterium, the proteins below share one genomic window:
- a CDS encoding efflux transporter outer membrane subunit: protein MGPDYTPPQIKLQDAWQQAGAKGLAEGKADIQTWWALFSDPSLNALIERSGQGNLALKEAFARIKEARAQRGIAAGERYPDIDAGGVALRKRSSHEFRPPTDQKGSTDDFFLLGGNASWEIDFWGKISRSIESSDASLQAAVEDYRNIFVMLYAEVALNYVEIRALQERISFASENANTQRKTLNLTRDRHEAGIAPELDIHQAELNVAKTESLIPDLHRLLTQAVNRLGVLLGQSPNALHAELTQPAPIPKPSDEIYVGLPADILRRRPDIRRAERELAAQTARIGVATADLYPSFSLFGSFTLAANDFDSVFEYSRSRSHMFGPVFRWNIFDGGRIRNQIKAEDARTEQALIHYEQTVLDALEDVENALVAYAKERERQGMLADSVDAAKKSVELVKILYLSGLTDFQNVLDMERALFEQQDTLAESEGETTQNLIRIYKALGGGWAPDSIQRTAGK, encoded by the coding sequence GTGGGCCCTGACTATACTCCTCCGCAAATAAAATTGCAGGACGCATGGCAGCAAGCTGGGGCGAAAGGACTTGCCGAGGGCAAGGCGGACATCCAGACATGGTGGGCACTGTTCAGTGATCCCTCCCTCAATGCTCTTATTGAAAGATCGGGACAAGGCAATCTTGCCTTGAAAGAGGCATTTGCGCGTATCAAAGAGGCGCGTGCACAAAGAGGTATTGCGGCGGGAGAACGATATCCGGATATAGATGCCGGTGGAGTGGCCTTACGCAAACGCTCAAGCCATGAATTCAGACCCCCTACCGATCAGAAAGGAAGTACCGACGACTTCTTTCTGCTTGGAGGAAATGCCTCCTGGGAAATAGATTTCTGGGGTAAAATTTCACGATCCATAGAATCGAGTGACGCAAGCCTCCAGGCAGCGGTAGAGGATTATCGAAACATATTTGTCATGCTGTACGCCGAAGTGGCCTTGAATTATGTGGAAATCCGCGCCTTGCAGGAACGAATCAGCTTTGCCTCGGAGAATGCCAATACCCAGAGAAAAACACTGAATCTCACGAGAGACCGGCACGAAGCAGGAATAGCACCTGAACTTGACATTCATCAGGCAGAATTAAATGTAGCAAAGACAGAATCCCTTATCCCGGATCTGCACAGGTTGCTTACCCAGGCAGTCAACCGGCTTGGCGTCCTGCTCGGACAGAGCCCCAATGCCCTTCATGCTGAGCTGACACAACCAGCGCCCATCCCAAAGCCATCTGATGAAATCTACGTTGGCCTGCCAGCGGATATCCTTCGACGGAGACCAGATATCCGCAGGGCGGAACGCGAGCTTGCCGCACAGACGGCACGGATTGGAGTTGCCACTGCAGACCTGTATCCCAGCTTTTCTCTTTTCGGATCCTTCACCCTTGCGGCAAATGATTTTGACAGCGTATTTGAATACAGCAGAAGCAGGTCCCACATGTTCGGCCCTGTTTTCAGATGGAACATCTTTGATGGAGGACGCATTCGAAACCAGATTAAGGCGGAAGACGCACGCACAGAGCAGGCCTTGATCCACTATGAACAGACGGTCCTTGATGCCCTTGAAGATGTGGAAAACGCGCTGGTCGCATATGCCAAGGAAAGGGAGCGACAGGGTATGCTGGCAGATTCCGTTGACGCAGCGAAAAAATCTGTAGAACTGGTGAAAATACTTTACCTGAGCGGTCTGACAGACTTTCAGAATGTGCTCGATATGGAGCGGGCGCTCTTTGAGCAACAGGATACTCTGGCAGAAAGTGAAGGAGAAACAACACAAAACCTGATACGGATCTATAAGGCTTTGGGAGGAGGATGGGCTCCCGATTCCATACAACGCACTGCGGGCAAGTAA